The window AGAGGCGGACCGGGGGTACCCCCACGTTGCCGAAACCCGGTTTGACCGCTAGTTTTCCCGGCGCCGGGAACCATATGCCCCTTCGGTTCCATGGCACACCACGTTTCACAGAAGCGCCGGTATTGAACTACCGCCGCTCAGGGACCTGAGGAGAACTGGTGCCGCTCCCGTCATTGAGCCCCGAACAGCGTGCTGCTGCGCTGGAGAAGGCCGCGGAAGTTCGCAAGGCTCGGGCTGAGCTGAAGGAACAGCTCAAGTCCGGCAAGACCACCCTCGCCGCCGTGCTCGAGCGCGCGGAGGCTGACGAGGTCGTCGGCAAGCTGAAGGTTTCGGCCGTGCTTCAGGCGCTGCCGGGCATCGGCAAGATCCGCGCGACCCAGATCATGGAGAAGCTGAAGATCGCCGAGAGCCGCCGGCTCCGGGGTCTCGGCGACCAGCAGCGCAAGGCCCTCCTGGGGGAGTTCGCTGCGAACTGACTCATCGGCTCGTGTAGGAATGAGCCGTGAGCATGGATGACGACGCGCAGCCGGAGGCCCGCCTCACCGTTCTTTCCGGCCCCTCCGGGGTCGGGAAGGACAGTGTGATCGAGCTGATCCGGCTGCGCTCGCCGTGGATCAAACTCTCGGTGTCGGTGACAACACGCAAGAAACGCGACTACGAGACCGACGGCGAGCACTACCACTTCGTGACCAGGTCCGAGTTCCAGCGACTGATCGACGGAAATCAGCTGCTGGAGTGGGCGGAGTTCGCGGGCAACCTCTATGGCACGCCCCGCGCGCAGGTCGAGGGCTGGCTCCATCAGGGCCGGCCCGTTTTGTTGAAGATCGACCTGCAAGGCGCCCGCCAGGTCCGTGCGGCCATGCCGCAGGCCCAGCTGGTCTTCCTGGCTCCACCGAGCGTGGAGGAGCTCCAGCGCCGCCTCATCGGCCGGGGGACCGACGACGAGGAGACGATCAAGCGCCGACTCGCCCACGCCGACGAGGAGTTGGCGGCCGAGTCCGAGTTCGACGTCACCGTTGTGAACGACTTCGTCGAACGAGCCGCTGATGAGCTGGTAGGATTGCTCGGTTCGTTATACCTGGCACACGAGCATTAAGGATTCACCACGTGGGAACCATCGCGAACCCCGAAGGCATCACCAACCCGCCGATCGACGAGCTGCTCGACAAGACCTCGTCGAAGTACTCGCTGGTGATCTTCGCGGCCAAGCGCGCCCGCCAGGTCAACGCCTACTACAGCCAGCTCGGTGAGGGTCTTCTCGAGTACGTCGGTCCGCTTGTCGAGACCACGCCGCAGGAGAAGCCGCTCTCGATCGCGATGCGTGAGATCAACGCAGGCCTGCTGACCGCCGAGGCGACTGACAATCCCTGATCCAAGTCGATCCGTTTGATCCCGCGTCCCGCATCATGGGCGCGGGATCAATTGTTATCCGAGGTGAATTCGTGCCGATGGTGAAGCTGTGACCGAGATCGTGCTGGGCGTGGGCGGGGGGATCGCGGCTTACAAGGCGTGCGAGCTCCTGCGGCTGTTCACCGAGTCCGGCCATGGGGTGCGGGTCGTCCCGACCGATTCGGCACTTAAATTCGTCGGCGAGCCCACCTGGGCCGCGCTGTCCGGGCGGCCGGTGGCGACCGGGGTCTGGGACGACGTGCACGAGGTGCCACACGTGCGCATCGGCCGAGCCGCCGAGCTGGTCGTGGTCGCTCCGGCCACCGCCGACCTGCTGGCCAAGGCCGCCCACGGCATCGCCGACGACCTGCTCACCAACACTCTGCTCACGGCCACGTGCCCGGTCGTCTACGCGCCGGCCATGCATACCGAGATGTGGGAGAACCCGGCCACCAAGGAAAATGTGGCGACTCTTCGCCGGCGCGGGGCGATCGTGATCGAGCCCGCGGTCGGACGCCTGACCGGAAAGGACACCGGCAAGGGGCGGCTGCCGGACCCCTCGGCGATCTTCGAGGTCGCGTTGCGCGTACACCGGCGTGGTCTCGCTCTTGATCTTGCCGGTCGTCATGTCGTGGTCACCGCCGGAGGCACCCGCGAACCGCTCGACCCGGTCCGGTTCCTGG of the Actinoplanes sichuanensis genome contains:
- the mihF gene encoding integration host factor, actinobacterial type produces the protein MPLPSLSPEQRAAALEKAAEVRKARAELKEQLKSGKTTLAAVLERAEADEVVGKLKVSAVLQALPGIGKIRATQIMEKLKIAESRRLRGLGDQQRKALLGEFAAN
- the gmk gene encoding guanylate kinase; its protein translation is MDDDAQPEARLTVLSGPSGVGKDSVIELIRLRSPWIKLSVSVTTRKKRDYETDGEHYHFVTRSEFQRLIDGNQLLEWAEFAGNLYGTPRAQVEGWLHQGRPVLLKIDLQGARQVRAAMPQAQLVFLAPPSVEELQRRLIGRGTDDEETIKRRLAHADEELAAESEFDVTVVNDFVERAADELVGLLGSLYLAHEH
- the rpoZ gene encoding DNA-directed RNA polymerase subunit omega — encoded protein: MGTIANPEGITNPPIDELLDKTSSKYSLVIFAAKRARQVNAYYSQLGEGLLEYVGPLVETTPQEKPLSIAMREINAGLLTAEATDNP
- the coaBC gene encoding bifunctional phosphopantothenoylcysteine decarboxylase/phosphopantothenate--cysteine ligase CoaBC, with amino-acid sequence MTEIVLGVGGGIAAYKACELLRLFTESGHGVRVVPTDSALKFVGEPTWAALSGRPVATGVWDDVHEVPHVRIGRAAELVVVAPATADLLAKAAHGIADDLLTNTLLTATCPVVYAPAMHTEMWENPATKENVATLRRRGAIVIEPAVGRLTGKDTGKGRLPDPSAIFEVALRVHRRGLALDLAGRHVVVTAGGTREPLDPVRFLGNRSSGKQGYALAKVAVARGARVTLVSANVSLPDPAGADVVRVGTTEELRKATVEAAASADVVVMAAAPADFRPATVAEQKIKKTDDGTPGPITLVTNPDIAAELGAAKRPGQILVAFAAETHDALENARGKLVRKRADLIVVNEVGPDLVFGQDRNTVTLLGADGFTATHGELPKDDVADMIFDQVAIRWKPRSADA